Sequence from the Natronomonas marina genome:
CGGCGCCGACTGAAGCGCCCGACAGCGGTCCCGTCCGTCCGTCCGTCCGGCTCGACGCCGACTCCCACCGGTCGACCGACGCCTATTTGCTGGCGCCGCCACTCTCGGCGTCCATGAGCCTCAAGCGCGCCGTCGCGGCCCCCTTCCGGGAGGAGGGAGCCAGCGAGATGGGCGAGAGCGCGTTCGTGGTCGCTCTCTCCCTGGACCGCGACTGGTTCTCGCCGGACCAGGCCAAGCGCCTGGTCGACGTCGCCGCCAGCGAGGGGCTGCTCGAGCGCGGGGACGGCCAGGTGCGGGCCGCCTTCGACCCCGGCGAGGTCGACGTTCCGGAGGGGTTCGCTCCCGGCGAGTCCATCCTCCAGGCGCGCTCGACGTTCGAGCGAGTGCTCGACGAACTGGTCGAGGCGGGCCACGAGAAACAGGAGGCCGTCGCCGCCGTCAACGGCCTGCAGTCGGAACTGGCCGTCACCGTCGAGGCGGCGGCCGTCCTCTACGCACACCGGCAGGGTATCGACGTCCAGGAACACGCCGAAGCCGCCCGCTCGGAGCTGTAATGGTCGACGAGGAACTCGGAGACGGCGAACGCATCGCGCGGCTGCTCTCCTCGGAGGTTCACGGCCACGAGCGGGGCGTCCTCGGTCGGCTGTCGGTCGTCGACGCCCGCGACGACGTCGAGCAGACCGAGGCC
This genomic interval carries:
- a CDS encoding DUF2240 family protein, whose translation is MSLKRAVAAPFREEGASEMGESAFVVALSLDRDWFSPDQAKRLVDVAASEGLLERGDGQVRAAFDPGEVDVPEGFAPGESILQARSTFERVLDELVEAGHEKQEAVAAVNGLQSELAVTVEAAAVLYAHRQGIDVQEHAEAARSEL